Below is a window of Culturomica massiliensis DNA.
TCGGATACCATACGACATTTTGTATCCATTGTAAAAATATGGCGGTGAATCCCATAGGCCGATTGAATGCTTCTTTTACCCAGGTGTATACACCGCCTCCCCGGTCGGCGAAAGCACTGCCGAGTTCTGCTCCGACAAGTGCTGCCGGAATCAGGAACAGGAATGTGGCAAAAAAGATGTAGAAGAACATGGTCAGTTCTTCCTGGGCCATCATGGGTAATCCCCGCAGGCTGATGATAGCTGCGGCTGTCATCAGGGCCAATTGAGTGGTAGAAATATTTTTTATTTTTTTCATCGTTTAGGAATAGGGGTGGTTTAGAAATTAAATTTTTATTTTTTTACTAACGGATGAACAGGAAATAGGTTTATGGGTTTCCGTTAAAAAATATTGACAAGAGTAAGAGAAGGTTGAAAGGGTTTTATTACTTTTGATTTGCGGTTGATACAAGTATTTCCGGTGTTTTAGCTGAAGCTTTTTTATCCGTAATTTAGTAACTTTTAAAGCTTCAGAAAGTATAAAAGGGGAAAACGGTATGAACCGTAAAAATATATAATCAGATTAAAATGCAGAATACAAATAAGAGAGTCACTTTTGAAGACGTGCGGGGCAATGAAGAGATCAAGTGTTATATATCACAGGCGGATAAAGCTTTATCTGCCATGGGGTATACGGAACATTCTTTTGCTCATGTGGTGAAGGCAGCAGATGCTGCTGAGAAAATATTGAAGACATTGGGATATCCGGAACGGGAGGCAGAGTTAGCGAAGATAGCCGGGTATATGCATGATATCGGTAATATCGTGAACCGTATCGATCATGCCCAGAGCGGAGCAATTCTGGCGTTTCGTTTATTGGAAAAAATGGGTATGGAGGCCAACGAAATCGCTCAGGTAATCAGTGCCATCGGAAATCACGATGAAAGTACTGCTGCTGCGATTAATCCCATTGCTGCCGCTTTGATTTTAGCAGATAAGACCGATGTACGACGGAGCCGTGTACGCAACCGAGACTTTGCCAATTTTGATATTCACGACCGGGTTAACTATGCCGTTGAAGAGTCTAAAATTTATTTTAATGAAGATAAAACGGCTATTGTATTGGAGTTGAAAATCGATACGACAATTTCGGCTGTCATGGATTATTTTGAGATATTCCTCGGCCGAATGATGCTTAGC
It encodes the following:
- a CDS encoding HD domain-containing protein, with protein sequence MQNTNKRVTFEDVRGNEEIKCYISQADKALSAMGYTEHSFAHVVKAADAAEKILKTLGYPEREAELAKIAGYMHDIGNIVNRIDHAQSGAILAFRLLEKMGMEANEIAQVISAIGNHDESTAAAINPIAAALILADKTDVRRSRVRNRDFANFDIHDRVNYAVEESKIYFNEDKTAIVLELKIDTTISAVMDYFEIFLGRMMLSRKAAEYLQIRFELVINGQRLL